The following coding sequences are from one Pseudonocardia sp. EC080619-01 window:
- a CDS encoding regulatory protein RecX — protein sequence MPGEQEASSVSLDDLFGGSGSRADDSSGEVHDGFPEGDTDGAEATGAGAAAEPVSGDVDQAAADGGDEAPPAPRRLAFEELSAGGEADAGAPLPLTVGELTEDREPPPEDDGPRVVSFDGLSGSRGARPGGSDRRTGPSDRDGRRGADRRGSGGRPEGNRPDGDRPGGSDDVAGPSEERDEPGDDTAGTGRAARGRGGRGARGARTGRGGRGRGSTPPPDETPAEQETRAKGICLRLLTDRARTVKELGDALSRKEIPDDVARRVLERFDEVGLIDDKAFADQWVRSRHRHRGLGKRAIALELHRKGVDRETADEALTEIDEDSERERARELVTRRLRGLPVGSREEQQSTARKLVGMLARKGYGPGVAYGVVKEEIAAAGADTDELGEPPED from the coding sequence GTGCCCGGGGAGCAGGAGGCGTCGTCCGTCTCGCTGGACGACCTGTTCGGTGGGTCGGGGAGCCGCGCGGACGACTCCTCCGGCGAGGTGCACGACGGGTTCCCGGAGGGTGACACCGACGGAGCCGAGGCCACCGGTGCCGGGGCCGCGGCCGAGCCGGTCAGCGGTGACGTCGACCAGGCTGCTGCTGACGGGGGAGACGAGGCCCCGCCCGCTCCCCGGCGTCTCGCGTTCGAGGAGCTGAGTGCCGGTGGGGAGGCAGACGCCGGTGCCCCGCTCCCCCTGACGGTCGGCGAGCTCACCGAGGACCGTGAGCCGCCGCCCGAGGACGACGGCCCGCGGGTCGTGTCGTTCGACGGCCTGTCCGGCTCCCGCGGGGCGCGCCCCGGGGGGAGCGACCGCCGGACCGGCCCGTCGGACCGGGACGGGCGCCGCGGGGCCGATCGCCGTGGCTCCGGCGGTCGACCGGAGGGAAACCGTCCGGATGGCGACCGACCGGGCGGCTCCGACGACGTGGCCGGCCCGAGTGAGGAACGGGACGAGCCGGGGGACGACACCGCCGGGACCGGGCGCGCGGCGCGCGGCCGGGGCGGCCGAGGTGCTCGTGGCGCCCGGACCGGTCGTGGCGGCCGGGGACGCGGATCGACGCCCCCGCCCGACGAGACCCCCGCCGAGCAGGAGACGCGGGCCAAGGGCATCTGCCTGCGCCTGCTGACCGACCGGGCGCGCACCGTCAAGGAGCTCGGCGACGCCCTGAGCCGCAAGGAGATCCCGGACGACGTCGCGCGTCGCGTCCTCGAGCGGTTCGACGAGGTCGGCCTGATCGACGACAAGGCGTTCGCCGACCAGTGGGTCCGCTCCCGGCACCGCCACCGCGGCCTCGGGAAGCGGGCCATCGCGCTCGAACTGCACCGCAAGGGCGTCGACCGCGAGACGGCCGACGAGGCGCTCACCGAGATCGACGAGGACTCCGAGCGCGAACGTGCCCGTGAGCTGGTCACCCGGCGCCTCCGGGGGCTGCCCGTCGGCTCCCGGGAGGAGCAGCAGTCGACCGCGCGCAAGCTCGTCGGGATGCTCGCCCGCAAGGGCTACGGCCCCGGTGTCGCCTACGGCGTCGTCAAGGAGGAGATCGCCGCCGCGGGCGCCGACACCGACGAGCTCGGCGAGCCACCGGAGGACTGA
- a CDS encoding MauE/DoxX family redox-associated membrane protein yields MIRRPTAHDPRDRRTALALAGLLGAAAVLHAARPEPFDSIVPKSLPGEPRTWTYVSGVAEGAVAAALVHPRTRRAGGWAAAGLFTAVFPANVSMALRWRRKPATYRAIAWGRLPLQVPLVLWALRVARSGRTR; encoded by the coding sequence ATGATCCGCCGCCCGACCGCGCACGATCCGCGTGACCGTCGCACCGCCCTCGCCCTCGCCGGCCTGCTCGGCGCCGCCGCCGTGCTGCACGCCGCCCGGCCCGAGCCGTTCGACTCGATCGTCCCGAAGAGCCTGCCCGGCGAGCCCCGGACCTGGACGTACGTGTCCGGGGTCGCCGAGGGCGCGGTGGCGGCGGCGCTCGTCCACCCGCGGACCCGCCGCGCCGGCGGCTGGGCCGCGGCCGGACTGTTCACCGCCGTGTTCCCGGCCAACGTGTCGATGGCGCTGCGCTGGCGGCGCAAGCCGGCCACGTACCGGGCGATCGCCTGGGGACGACTGCCGCTGCAGGTGCCGCTCGTGCTGTGGGCCCTGCGGGTCGCCCGCTCCGGCCGTACCCGCTAG
- a CDS encoding DUF2848 domain-containing protein: MQLDLTLPDGSTRSTDVVRVFNAGYAGRAQEEVAAHVAELAELGVPAPSAVPALYPVSPYLASQTDRVPAQHDRTSGEAEWALVVGDDVDDPLLTVACDHTDRALEVHGVAWSKNASPDVLGRRAWRLAEIADRLDDIRLRAWVRHGDAEPELVQDATLAALLPPQYWLDVLRERGWLAPGTVVLSGTIQMREGVDQFADAWRVELHDPATGDSIEAAYEIDRLPEPIG; this comes from the coding sequence GTGCAGCTCGACCTGACCCTTCCCGACGGCAGCACCCGCTCGACCGACGTCGTGCGGGTGTTCAACGCCGGCTACGCCGGGCGCGCGCAGGAGGAGGTCGCGGCGCACGTCGCGGAGCTCGCCGAGCTCGGCGTCCCGGCGCCGTCGGCGGTCCCGGCGCTCTACCCGGTCTCGCCGTACCTGGCGTCGCAGACCGACCGGGTCCCCGCCCAGCACGACCGCACCTCCGGCGAGGCCGAGTGGGCCCTGGTCGTCGGTGACGACGTGGACGACCCGCTGCTCACCGTCGCCTGCGACCACACCGACCGAGCCCTCGAGGTGCACGGGGTGGCGTGGAGCAAGAACGCGAGCCCGGACGTCCTCGGTCGGCGCGCCTGGCGCCTCGCCGAGATCGCCGACCGCCTCGACGACATCCGGCTGCGTGCCTGGGTGCGGCACGGCGACGCCGAGCCCGAGCTCGTGCAGGACGCCACCCTCGCCGCGCTGCTGCCCCCGCAGTACTGGCTCGACGTGCTCCGCGAGCGCGGCTGGCTGGCCCCGGGCACCGTCGTGCTGTCCGGGACGATCCAGATGCGCGAGGGCGTCGACCAGTTCGCCGACGCCTGGCGGGTCGAGCTGCACGACCCCGCGACCGGGGACTCCATCGAGGCCGCCTACGAGATCGACCGGCTCCCGGAGCCGATCGGCTGA
- a CDS encoding carbon-nitrogen hydrolase family protein has translation MRIALAQIAATTEPEQNLALIADGVADAAGRGAELVVFPEATQCRFGVPLGGIAEPLDGPWATRVREIAGRAGVTVVAGMFTPADDGRVRNTLLATGGGVEAHYDKIHLFDAFGFAESDTVAPGTDPVTITVGGATVGLATCYDLRFAGLFQKLGDAGAELVVVPASWGAGPGKQEQWDLLVRARALDSTAFVAACDQADPASVGHDVPAGVPTGIGASLVSGPTGTALDSLGAGPGLLVTDVDLSEVGPVRRAVPVLVNRRY, from the coding sequence ATGCGGATCGCGCTCGCCCAGATCGCCGCGACGACGGAACCGGAGCAGAACCTGGCCCTGATCGCCGACGGCGTCGCCGACGCGGCCGGGCGGGGAGCCGAGCTCGTCGTCTTCCCCGAGGCCACCCAGTGCCGCTTCGGTGTGCCGCTCGGCGGGATCGCCGAGCCGCTCGACGGACCGTGGGCGACCCGGGTCCGGGAGATCGCCGGGCGGGCCGGGGTCACGGTCGTCGCCGGGATGTTCACCCCCGCCGACGACGGCCGCGTGCGCAACACCCTGCTCGCCACCGGCGGCGGGGTGGAGGCCCACTACGACAAGATTCACCTGTTCGACGCCTTCGGGTTCGCCGAGTCCGACACCGTCGCGCCGGGGACCGACCCGGTGACGATCACCGTCGGCGGCGCCACCGTCGGGCTCGCGACCTGCTACGACCTGCGGTTCGCCGGCCTGTTCCAGAAGCTCGGCGACGCCGGGGCCGAGCTGGTCGTCGTCCCGGCCTCGTGGGGCGCCGGCCCGGGCAAGCAGGAGCAGTGGGACCTGCTGGTCCGTGCCCGGGCGCTGGACTCCACCGCGTTCGTGGCGGCCTGCGACCAGGCCGACCCGGCGTCGGTGGGGCACGACGTGCCCGCCGGAGTGCCGACCGGGATCGGGGCGAGCCTGGTGTCCGGGCCGACCGGCACGGCGCTCGACTCGCTCGGCGCCGGACCGGGGCTGCTGGTCACCGATGTCGACCTCTCCGAGGTCGGGCCGGTGCGGCGCGCCGTGCCGGTGCTGGTGAACCGGCGCTACTGA
- the recA gene encoding recombinase RecA codes for MSAPDRGKALELALAQIEKNHGKGSVMRLGDQTRVPISAISTGSIALDVALGVGGIPRGRVVEIYGPESSGKTTVALHAVASAQAAGGVAAFVDAEHALDPEYAKALGVDTDELLVSQPDTGEQALEIADMLIRSGALDVIVIDSVAALVPRAEIEGEMGDSHVGLQARLMSQALRKITGALSTSGTTAIFINQLREKIGVMFGSPETTTGGKALKFYASVRMDIRRIETLKDGTDMVGSRTRVKVVKNKVAPPFKQAEFDVLYGVGISKEGSLIDVGVEQGIIRKSGAWYTYEGDQMGQGKENARKFLKENPDVAAEVEKRIKEKLGIGAVVDAEEAAPVEALPAPVDF; via the coding sequence ATGTCCGCTCCGGACCGCGGCAAGGCGCTGGAACTCGCCCTCGCCCAGATCGAGAAGAACCACGGCAAGGGTTCGGTGATGCGTCTGGGCGACCAGACCCGCGTCCCGATCAGTGCCATCTCCACCGGATCCATCGCGCTCGACGTCGCACTCGGCGTCGGCGGGATCCCCCGCGGCCGTGTCGTCGAGATCTACGGCCCGGAGTCCAGCGGTAAGACCACGGTCGCGCTGCACGCGGTGGCCAGCGCGCAGGCCGCCGGTGGCGTGGCCGCGTTCGTCGACGCCGAGCACGCGCTCGACCCGGAGTACGCCAAGGCGCTCGGTGTCGACACCGACGAGCTGCTGGTCTCCCAACCGGACACCGGTGAGCAGGCGCTGGAGATCGCGGACATGCTGATCCGCTCCGGCGCGCTCGACGTCATCGTCATCGACTCGGTCGCCGCGCTCGTGCCGCGCGCCGAGATCGAGGGCGAGATGGGCGACAGCCACGTCGGCCTGCAGGCGCGGCTGATGAGCCAGGCGCTGCGGAAGATCACCGGTGCGCTGAGCACGTCCGGTACCACCGCGATCTTCATCAACCAGCTGCGCGAGAAGATCGGCGTGATGTTCGGGTCCCCGGAGACCACGACCGGTGGTAAGGCGCTGAAGTTCTACGCGTCGGTCCGGATGGACATCCGGCGCATCGAGACCCTGAAGGACGGCACCGACATGGTCGGCAGCCGGACCCGGGTCAAGGTCGTGAAGAACAAGGTGGCCCCGCCGTTCAAGCAGGCCGAGTTCGACGTGCTCTACGGCGTCGGGATCAGCAAGGAGGGTTCGCTGATCGACGTGGGTGTCGAGCAGGGGATCATCCGGAAGTCCGGTGCCTGGTACACCTACGAGGGCGACCAGATGGGGCAGGGCAAGGAGAACGCCCGGAAGTTCCTCAAGGAGAACCCGGACGTCGCTGCCGAGGTCGAGAAGCGGATCAAGGAGAAGCTCGGGATCGGCGCCGTCGTCGACGCCGAGGAGGCCGCTCCGGTCGAGGCGCTGCCCGCCCCGGTCGACTTCTGA
- a CDS encoding ATP-dependent helicase: MSALDGFSPATRQWFEGAFAAPTAAQEGAWSAAQDGRNALVVAPTGSGKTLAAFLWALDRLAATPVPDEPRSRCRVLYVSPLKALAVDVQRNLRSPLTGIRQAAQRLGDPVPDITVGTRTGDTPADERRQFQRTPPDVLVTTPESLFLLLTSAARESLRGVTTVILDEVHAVAGTKRGAHLALSLERLEEITESSPQRIGLSATVRPVDEVSTFLSGARPVEVVQPSTPKTLTVEVQVPVPDLAALDERPSPGSTDEEVVGSAAGTAQKPSIWPAVEERLLGLVREHRSTIVFANSRRLAERLTSRLNELAAEQAEAEAEAAAESGPDAPGTSPELDDPRGPTAFPAEAVGQSGVGGGAVPSVAKAHHGSMSRDQRTLVEEELKSGVLPCVVATSSLELGIDMGAVDLVVQVEAPPSVASGLQRVGRAGHQVGAVSEGVVFPKYRGDLVSCAVVAERMTSGSIESTRYPRNPLDVLAQQIVAMVAMETWSLPDLAATIRRAAPFAALPDSALHSVLDMLSGRYPSEEFGELRARITWDRVTDELRGRPGAQRLAVTSGGTIPDRGLFTVMTPGGADGAGSRVGELDEEMVYESRVGDTFLLGTSSWRVEDITHDRVVVTPAPGVPARMPFWKGESIGRPLELGRAVGAFVREMSGLAEEAARERATAAGLDEWACDNLLSYLREQREATRHVPSDRTILVERFRDELGDWRLVVHSPFGAQVNGPWALAIAARMRERRGVEVSASGADDGIVLRLPDAVDDSGSEVVPSGEDVLLDPGEIEQIVVAELGNSALYASRFRECAARALLLPRRDPRRRSPLWQQRQRSAQLLSVAGKFEQFPITLEAMRECVQDVYDLPGLRELMGDVGSRKVKVAEVETSQPSPFARSLLFGYVGMFLYEADAPLAERRAAALSLDSTLLSELLGSEAIRELLDPDVLAEVEALLQRTDPDRHARDAEGAADLLRFVGDLSEADGRARGVDPAWLAGLERDRRALRVRIAGEERFIAIEDAGRIRDALGTALPVGVPEAFTEPVTDPLGDLVLRYARTHGPFTAAECAARFELGVAVVAGVLDRLTGSGRLVKGELRPQAAIPAGARTETEYCDAEVLRRLRRASLAKLRHEVEPVEQRALGRFLPAWQGVQVRSGGERRGRVRRAPGPEDVLGVVEQLAGTPLPASAVESLVLPARLPGYTPALLDELTAAGEVTWSGCGALAGQDGWLALAPADVADLLLPAPDLDTAGTPLHTALLAALGLTDPAALTDPGVAAEQGGGALFFRELATRAGMLMTEQGEPAPSDDDVVAAVWDLVWAGALTNDTLGPLRARLSGSGTRRGGSGRQGGAHRTARRAPRGRYAQLRSGRPSMPSRTGPPSVGGRWSVAVPREPDATRRAHAAAEAFLERHGVLTRGALGTERVSGGFAGVYKVLRAMEESGRCRRGYIVEGLGAAQFAVPGAIDRVRALAGPDGPPPERSGPARTDGDGGDSDSDSNGDRPEGRERDAPAPGDDGDEIPDDLRGPGMFPGSGAGRHDEFDGRSAGAGFAAGAPRDAWRSLSRVVLAAADPAQPYGAALPWPGTIGDSRHRPGRKAGALVTLVDGAPALYVERGGRSLLSFTTEYDELRAGAEALAGAVHEGWLGSLAVERADGQDSLASELSEVLTEAGFRVTPKGLRLRA, encoded by the coding sequence GTGAGCGCACTCGACGGCTTCTCCCCCGCCACCCGCCAGTGGTTCGAGGGGGCGTTCGCCGCGCCCACCGCCGCCCAGGAGGGCGCCTGGTCGGCCGCGCAGGACGGGCGCAACGCCCTCGTCGTCGCACCGACCGGGTCGGGCAAGACCCTCGCGGCGTTCCTCTGGGCGCTGGACCGGCTGGCGGCGACGCCCGTCCCGGACGAGCCGCGCAGCCGGTGCCGGGTCCTCTACGTCTCGCCGCTGAAGGCGCTCGCCGTCGACGTGCAGCGCAACCTCCGGTCGCCGCTCACCGGCATCCGGCAGGCCGCACAGCGGCTCGGTGATCCGGTCCCCGACATCACCGTCGGCACGCGCACCGGCGACACCCCCGCCGACGAGCGGCGGCAGTTCCAGCGGACCCCGCCCGACGTGCTGGTGACCACCCCGGAGTCGCTGTTCCTGCTGCTCACGTCGGCCGCCCGCGAGTCGCTGCGCGGGGTCACGACGGTGATCCTCGACGAGGTCCACGCGGTCGCGGGCACCAAGCGCGGCGCGCACCTCGCGCTGTCGCTGGAGCGCCTGGAGGAGATCACCGAGAGCTCCCCGCAGCGGATCGGGCTCTCGGCGACCGTGCGCCCGGTGGACGAGGTGTCGACGTTCCTGTCCGGGGCCCGGCCGGTCGAGGTCGTCCAGCCGAGCACCCCGAAGACGCTCACGGTCGAGGTCCAGGTCCCCGTGCCGGACCTCGCCGCGCTCGACGAGCGGCCCTCCCCCGGCAGCACCGACGAGGAGGTCGTCGGGTCGGCCGCGGGGACCGCGCAGAAGCCCTCGATCTGGCCGGCCGTCGAGGAACGGCTGCTCGGCCTGGTCCGCGAGCACCGGTCGACGATCGTGTTCGCCAACTCCCGGCGGCTCGCGGAGCGGTTGACGTCGCGGCTCAACGAGCTCGCCGCCGAGCAGGCGGAGGCCGAGGCCGAGGCGGCTGCGGAGTCCGGCCCCGACGCTCCCGGCACGTCGCCGGAGCTCGACGACCCGCGCGGGCCGACCGCGTTCCCGGCCGAGGCCGTCGGCCAGTCCGGGGTCGGCGGCGGGGCGGTGCCGAGCGTGGCGAAGGCCCATCACGGTTCCATGTCCCGCGACCAGCGGACTCTGGTCGAGGAGGAGCTCAAGTCCGGCGTGCTGCCCTGCGTGGTCGCGACGTCCAGCCTCGAGCTGGGCATCGACATGGGCGCGGTCGACCTGGTCGTCCAGGTCGAGGCGCCGCCGTCGGTCGCGTCCGGGCTGCAGCGGGTCGGCCGGGCCGGCCACCAGGTCGGCGCGGTCTCCGAGGGCGTCGTGTTCCCGAAGTACCGGGGCGACCTGGTGTCGTGCGCCGTCGTCGCCGAGCGGATGACCTCCGGCTCGATCGAGTCGACCCGCTACCCCCGCAACCCGCTCGACGTCCTCGCCCAGCAGATCGTGGCGATGGTGGCGATGGAGACGTGGTCGCTGCCCGACCTGGCCGCGACGATCCGCCGGGCGGCGCCCTTCGCCGCGCTGCCCGACTCGGCGCTGCACTCGGTGCTCGACATGCTGTCCGGCCGGTACCCGTCGGAGGAGTTCGGCGAGCTGCGCGCCCGGATCACCTGGGACCGGGTGACGGACGAGCTGCGCGGCCGGCCCGGCGCGCAGCGGCTCGCGGTCACCTCCGGCGGCACGATCCCGGACCGCGGCCTGTTCACCGTCATGACCCCGGGCGGGGCCGACGGCGCCGGGTCGCGGGTCGGCGAGCTCGACGAGGAGATGGTCTACGAGTCGCGGGTCGGCGACACCTTCCTGCTCGGGACGTCGTCGTGGCGGGTCGAGGACATCACGCACGACCGGGTCGTGGTGACTCCGGCGCCCGGGGTGCCGGCCCGGATGCCGTTCTGGAAGGGCGAGTCGATCGGCAGGCCGCTCGAGCTGGGCCGCGCGGTCGGGGCCTTCGTGCGGGAGATGTCCGGGCTCGCCGAGGAGGCCGCCCGCGAACGCGCCACCGCGGCCGGGCTCGACGAGTGGGCCTGCGACAACCTGCTCTCCTACCTCCGCGAGCAGCGCGAGGCGACCCGGCACGTCCCCAGCGACCGGACGATCCTGGTCGAACGGTTCCGCGACGAGCTCGGCGACTGGCGTCTGGTCGTCCACTCGCCGTTCGGGGCCCAGGTGAACGGGCCGTGGGCGCTCGCGATCGCCGCCCGGATGCGGGAGCGGCGCGGCGTCGAGGTGAGCGCGTCGGGCGCCGACGACGGCATCGTCCTGCGCCTGCCCGACGCGGTCGACGACTCCGGCTCCGAGGTCGTCCCGAGCGGGGAGGACGTGCTGCTCGACCCGGGTGAGATCGAGCAGATCGTCGTCGCCGAGCTGGGTAACTCGGCGCTGTACGCGTCCCGGTTCCGGGAGTGCGCGGCCCGGGCGCTGCTGCTCCCCCGCCGCGACCCGCGCCGGCGCAGCCCGCTGTGGCAGCAGCGGCAGCGGTCGGCGCAGCTGCTGAGCGTGGCCGGCAAGTTCGAGCAGTTCCCGATCACGCTCGAGGCGATGCGGGAGTGTGTGCAGGACGTCTACGACCTGCCCGGCCTGCGGGAGCTGATGGGCGACGTCGGCTCGCGGAAGGTGAAGGTCGCCGAGGTCGAGACCTCGCAGCCGTCGCCGTTCGCCCGGAGCCTGCTCTTCGGCTACGTCGGGATGTTCCTCTACGAGGCCGACGCCCCGCTCGCCGAGCGGCGGGCCGCCGCGCTCTCGCTGGACTCGACGCTGCTCTCCGAGCTGCTCGGCTCCGAGGCCATCCGCGAGCTGCTCGATCCCGACGTGCTGGCCGAGGTCGAGGCGCTGCTGCAGCGCACCGACCCGGACCGGCACGCCCGCGACGCGGAGGGCGCCGCCGACCTGCTCCGGTTCGTCGGCGACCTGTCCGAGGCCGACGGCCGGGCCCGTGGCGTCGATCCCGCCTGGCTGGCCGGGCTGGAGCGCGACCGGCGGGCGCTGCGGGTGCGGATCGCCGGCGAGGAACGGTTCATCGCGATCGAGGACGCCGGCCGCATCCGCGACGCGCTCGGCACGGCACTGCCGGTCGGGGTGCCCGAGGCCTTCACCGAGCCGGTGACGGACCCGCTGGGTGACCTGGTGCTCCGGTACGCGCGCACGCACGGTCCCTTCACCGCCGCGGAGTGCGCGGCGCGGTTCGAGCTGGGCGTCGCGGTCGTGGCCGGTGTGCTCGACCGGCTCACCGGGAGCGGCCGGCTGGTCAAGGGCGAGCTGCGACCGCAGGCGGCGATCCCGGCGGGGGCCCGTACCGAGACCGAGTACTGCGACGCCGAGGTGCTGCGACGGCTGCGACGGGCGTCGCTCGCCAAGCTGCGGCACGAGGTCGAGCCGGTCGAGCAGCGCGCGCTCGGCCGGTTCCTGCCGGCCTGGCAGGGCGTGCAGGTGCGGTCCGGGGGCGAGCGGCGCGGCCGGGTGCGGCGTGCGCCGGGCCCGGAGGACGTCCTCGGGGTCGTCGAGCAGCTCGCCGGGACCCCGCTGCCGGCCAGCGCGGTCGAGTCGCTCGTGCTGCCGGCCCGGCTGCCCGGGTACACCCCCGCGCTGCTGGACGAGCTGACCGCGGCGGGCGAGGTGACCTGGTCCGGGTGCGGTGCCCTCGCCGGGCAGGACGGCTGGCTGGCGCTCGCCCCGGCCGACGTCGCGGACCTGTTGCTGCCGGCACCGGACCTCGACACCGCCGGGACGCCCCTGCACACGGCGCTGCTCGCCGCCCTGGGACTGACCGACCCGGCGGCCCTGACCGATCCCGGGGTCGCCGCCGAGCAGGGCGGGGGTGCGCTGTTCTTCCGCGAGCTCGCCACCCGGGCGGGAATGCTGATGACCGAGCAGGGCGAGCCGGCGCCGTCCGACGACGACGTCGTCGCCGCGGTCTGGGACCTGGTCTGGGCCGGCGCGCTGACGAACGACACGCTCGGCCCGCTGCGGGCCCGGCTGTCCGGCAGCGGCACCCGGCGCGGCGGTTCCGGGCGGCAGGGCGGGGCCCACCGGACGGCCCGCCGGGCACCCCGCGGGCGCTACGCGCAGCTGCGGTCCGGACGACCGTCGATGCCGAGCCGGACGGGCCCGCCGTCGGTCGGCGGCCGCTGGTCGGTCGCGGTGCCCCGGGAGCCCGACGCGACGCGCCGGGCCCACGCGGCGGCCGAGGCGTTCCTGGAGCGCCACGGGGTCCTGACCCGCGGCGCGCTCGGCACCGAGCGGGTGAGCGGCGGGTTCGCCGGCGTCTACAAGGTGCTCCGCGCGATGGAGGAGTCCGGCCGGTGCCGGCGCGGCTACATCGTCGAGGGGCTGGGCGCGGCCCAGTTCGCGGTGCCCGGAGCCATCGACCGGGTCCGCGCGCTCGCCGGTCCCGACGGTCCGCCGCCGGAGCGGTCCGGCCCCGCCCGGACGGACGGCGACGGCGGCGACAGCGACAGCGACAGCAACGGAGACCGGCCGGAGGGACGCGAGCGCGACGCACCCGCGCCCGGCGACGACGGCGACGAGATCCCCGACGACCTGCGCGGGCCCGGGATGTTCCCGGGGTCCGGCGCGGGCCGGCACGACGAGTTCGACGGCCGGTCCGCCGGAGCCGGGTTCGCGGCGGGTGCCCCGCGGGACGCCTGGCGCTCGCTGTCCCGGGTCGTGCTGGCCGCGGCCGACCCGGCACAGCCCTACGGTGCGGCACTCCCCTGGCCCGGGACGATCGGCGACAGCCGGCACCGCCCCGGTCGCAAGGCAGGTGCCCTGGTCACCCTCGTCGACGGCGCACCGGCGCTCTACGTCGAGCGGGGCGGCCGGTCACTGCTCTCCTTCACCACCGAGTACGACGAGCTGCGCGCCGGAGCCGAGGCACTGGCCGGAGCGGTGCACGAGGGCTGGCTCGGGTCGCTCGCCGTCGAGCGGGCCGACGGGCAGGACTCGCTGGCGTCGGAGCTGTCCGAGGTGCTCACCGAAGCGGGGTTCCGGGTCACCCCGAAGGGACTGCGGCTGCGGGCCTGA
- a CDS encoding DUF3046 domain-containing protein produces MRLSHFRELMEGEFGPVRAASLSRDHVFAELDGQTVEQAIESGFELRRIWRAVCQAYEVPATRR; encoded by the coding sequence GTGCGACTGAGCCACTTCCGCGAGCTGATGGAGGGCGAGTTCGGGCCGGTGCGGGCGGCGTCGCTGTCCCGGGACCACGTCTTCGCCGAGCTGGACGGCCAGACCGTCGAGCAGGCGATCGAGTCCGGCTTCGAGCTGCGCCGGATCTGGCGTGCCGTGTGCCAGGCCTACGAGGTGCCGGCCACCCGCCGCTGA
- a CDS encoding GntR family transcriptional regulator: MPLSRESGRERALLYLRETVLADPGVQGTFLNEVELAGRIGVSRTPVREALLLLVADGLVEMLPGRGAYVPPMTGRQVRELMELRGLLERHAAAGTIAAGTVPLGAMRTVLEEQRALASTGGDPAAFIDLDMTFHQVLVDAADNALLARTYASLRVRQRRAGVSALFRSADRQRAVCSEHDAIVEALAAADTDAATTAITEHLRLTEGVLLQA; this comes from the coding sequence ATGCCGCTGTCGAGGGAGTCCGGTCGCGAGCGTGCCCTGCTGTACCTGCGCGAGACGGTCCTCGCGGACCCGGGTGTCCAGGGCACCTTCCTCAACGAGGTCGAGCTCGCGGGGCGGATCGGCGTGTCCCGGACCCCGGTCCGCGAGGCGCTGCTCCTGCTCGTCGCCGACGGGCTGGTCGAGATGCTGCCCGGACGCGGGGCCTACGTGCCGCCGATGACCGGGCGGCAGGTCCGCGAGCTGATGGAGCTGCGCGGTCTCCTGGAGCGGCACGCCGCGGCCGGGACGATCGCGGCCGGGACCGTCCCGCTCGGGGCGATGCGCACCGTGCTCGAGGAGCAGCGCGCCCTGGCGAGCACCGGTGGCGACCCCGCGGCGTTCATCGACCTGGACATGACCTTCCACCAGGTACTCGTCGACGCCGCCGACAACGCCCTGCTCGCCCGCACCTACGCGAGCCTGCGGGTGCGCCAGCGGCGGGCCGGGGTGAGCGCGCTGTTCCGGTCGGCGGACCGCCAGCGCGCCGTCTGCAGCGAGCACGACGCGATCGTCGAGGCACTCGCCGCCGCCGACACCGACGCCGCGACGACCGCGATCACCGAGCACCTCCGGCTCACCGAGGGCGTGCTGCTGCAGGCCTGA